In Ornithodoros turicata isolate Travis chromosome 1, ASM3712646v1, whole genome shotgun sequence, the DNA window ggtgttgacccGTGCCACTTCCTCCAATCTCAGTTGCCTCCCCCTCACCTACCTCTCCTCTCTCCTTTGAAGCCTTTTTGCTATGTCCACTTAGGTTTGATGTAGGGCCCTTAGGTTTTGAAGCCGAACGCAGAGCTGTatgtatagggtttattcacatgacgtcatccgcaggagagcgCCACTCCCGCTAGAAATTTGCCGCCATAATGTAAGTCCTCAGGTTTGGACTGTCGAGGCCTTCACCCACATCATATTCACTGTACATTTGGTGTTTTAAAGGTATTGTACTGTGTGAATATTATTTGTACCATAATCCtagtaatttccatgttttcaacGTTAATAGTCCTCTAAATGGCGTAAAGGCAGTGAACGAAAACCAGCAccaaacttcgagggacctacattATGGCGGTGATTTCGCCTTTTTCAAAGCCAGTGCCCTCTGGAGGAATGACAtcagtgaataaactctatAGAACTCAATAGGTCCAAAGTGTGAGTTTGAACACCACAGCTACAGGACATCATACACATGGGGGCATGTTTTCCTTAATAAGCAGATTTTTTGCTCTCAGAATAATTTCCAGGTGGGCACCAGGTACGTGGGAGTGAATCTGGTGCTGAGTAGCATTGTTTTCAGGACCATATCAGAATCACAAGGCACTGTTGTTTTACAGTTCATACGTTGACAGTGGCTGAGCTGGGGTTGTGGCACTTTTTTTGTGTAGTCTGAATGGAATGCCAGATAAGCTTGACTGATGATTCTTCTTACTGTATTCCACATCTATAGTTCCTGCTCAGAGCAGAGTATGCTGTATTCTGTCAGTATGAAATCTTGCTGCTGAATATTATCTTATCATTTCTGACTGCTGTTTATCAGGCATGAAAAACTCATGAAAAGAGATAGCTTGTTGGCAAAAATGGGACTTCCCAGAACTGTTCGTACAACCATGTTACACACAGGATTGGCATGTCTGACTAATTCCTGTTCTGAATCAGCATTTTGTAGACATTACACTAATTCCTCTCTCAAGCATGAACTCAAAGAAGTCACTTGTGCGCCAGATTGTGTGTGCCATCTGCAGCGTTATGACCAGGGCCATCAGAAATTCACCGCCACAAGGGAGGGGCTCAAGTTACAAGGATTGGTGCACTAAGAACTTTCTGTATACAAGAAGCTGGATTAATAGAACGACACATGCTACATGCAGTGCAGAATGGCTCCAAACTACGATATTCAGTTAATTAGGAAATGGCTAGTCACTCTCTATGTGGATAACAGATATGGACATGTGTTCTGTGTCAGAGTAGTACCCGCAGTAAGCAAGGTTCATACAGGTGTACATGAAATCCGTGTAATAATTTGCCCGTAAAAATACCAGGTGCCCTGCCTAATCTCCGGACACAGCATGAGATCAGAGGGGGTAACTGCTCCCCCTGCCCCCACCTTCTGATGCCTATGGCCATGACAAAACAAGCATCACTGTGACTACAATTCCAACATTCTTATCTGCTTTTATTCCCAGGCTTATTTTAGAAGTGCAACAATGATACACCAACAATCACTCACATGACTATAGCTCAACAAAACgttacaaagaaacaaaaacttcCTACGGGAATATATAGCAGGGTGTAAATATCAATACCACAATTGCTTCACACAATCCAccctagagcactgcatgggccgcaTTCCTAGGCCCAGCCTTCCATTGATTTACCCACCCGGGCCCAGCCCGATGGCTTCATACCTGGCCCGGCCCAAACCAAAGAAATTTATGGGCAACCTGGCCCAGTGTAGTGTGCTGTAAAAATTGACTGTGGCTAACTGACAGTGGGGCAACAGGCTCGAGCCCGACCGAAGCCCAGCGAGGGTCAAACCCGAGCCTTGCCCAGGCCCGTAAGAAGGTTTCATTGGCCCACGGGCCGGTCTGGGCTAGGGCTTTTGGGttagcccgtgcagtgctctactccACCCATGATGAAAGAGCACATTGCTGGGAGTGATCAGACAAAGGAAGGAAAAGCCAGATATCCGGGTCATAATGATTACAGACGCAGATAGAGTTGAACATCCAAGTATAATTTTAGAAAGGATTTATCAACATACCGTTTTTTGTTTTCAAAACTTCAAGAAGCAAGAACAGTATGATGTGCTCAGAAGTATCTCTGGAAGAGGCAGTATGTAGTCCTCTAGGGTGTTCTTTCAACATGTTGCTTTGTATCTGCTATCTTGATTGTAGGTGCCCTTGTTGAATGTGTATTCTGGGGGAAAATCCTTACCCTTGAAATTTCTGTCACCGCAATTGGCTTGTGGACTACTGCATGACATTTTTTGTGTGCCCAGTCTACAAGTTCAACATTCTAATGTGTTCCATTGGACACTCTGTACGTTGGAAGGCAGTGGCTTTGTTTATTATAATTCCAATTATTATGTTAATGATCAGTGATGATTTTACAGGTTGTTGCTACCAGATGCCATATGAATGTTGTCTGTGGTGTTTACGACTCTCTTTTTGTGCTTGTAGTTTGATGCCGAGTTCCGACGGTTCTCGCTGGATAAAGCTGAAGTATCTAAGTACGACGAGTTCTGCAAGCTCATCGAGCGATTTCATTGTATTACTGAGGTGCCCTTCACTTTGTGCTACACGGACCCTATCCACGGGGACCTGCTGCCTATTAACAATGATGAGAACTTTGCACGTGCTGTTCAGTCTGCTCGACCACTGCTTCGGTTGTTAGTGCAACGCAAAGGTTCGTCCCTGCTTCTGCTGCACGCTCTGTCATATTTGTCGTACTCTGAATTTGTATGTTTTGGGAACCTAGAACCTCGTATTCGGCCAAATGTCTCAAGCCAGATGTACCAATAAGTTGGACAAGGCTTGATAACTGCCATATCTCTGTGTACCTCACCTTGTTTGCTCTATCGGTCACACATGAACTATTTACACTGCACGTGTCCAGGATACAAAGGTTCCACTGTATTCTGTCAGCACAGCTATGCTGGCGGAATTGTATATGATTCTCAGTACTATGACACTTAGGACCTTATCTTGCCATAAGGCCCTTTACATCATGGTGTCAGCTCAGAACTGCTTGTTCTCGAATGACAGCACTAGAGGAAAGGAAGAGCATTATATGGCTGCAAGGTTAAGAAGTTTCTTGCAATATCTAACCATTTTCTCCTGTGTAGTAGTTGACTGTTTCTCAGAGGCGAACATCATGAAGTTTTTCATGGAGCCTTTTGCAACTTTTTCAAAAAAAGGAGCCTGAATACAATACTGCTGAACTCCTCTACATTATCATTGGTTTGAAATATTTTCAGGAAACCTCTAGCAGGAAGTGACGCTTGTTGTCACCTGGTGTTTCAGTTACCTTGAATATTGGCACACTCTATCACTTTTAATGCCAAATCATGTGTAATGATGCATCCTTGAAGTGGTGTCAGTACTATAGTGCTGTGCATTACCTAAAATACTGTAGAACTTGAGATTCTTCGGCCTGCCAGAGAACGTAGAGCCATTCTGCTAACATGCGTGCGGAATTTGGCTAAGTAAAAATAGTGCTGCATTTCCTCTTCACTTAATTTGGCACACTGGTTTAGGCCAGGTTGTTACACTACAAAAGTTGGTGTTGCTCCCTAAATTCATCATGCTGGAAAATACACGGCAATGCTATATAAGTAAATTAAAGCACTTTATATGTATAGGCTGCAAGGTTTTGTGCATGCTGAACATCGAGCACTGCTGTTGAAGACTATCATCCAGCTAAACATTTTGTGAGGTTTGCAGCTGTTTGGCATTCCACATTTTATACAGAGCGGTCCCTTTCAATTCATGTCACTTTAGGACATTTTACCTTCACTATTTCCTAGGCACAGTAGTGGACTGCAACTTGTAGCAATATGCTTGTCTAGTCCAGTACTCTGTGTCAAGAAGCCTTTGGGAGGTACTTAGAGACAGTCATTTTcaggttttatatttttccaaggTCTGCAGTACAATTTTAGTTCCAGTCTTTTGGTAGAAGTCAGATGGTGTTGGTTTAACCTTTATGGTGTacatgcaggcgagctggttgAGAAGCTCTGGTAATAAAAGTGTGAGTGTGGCCACACAGAAACTCGAAAGCATCAACTATGCAcaatatgtttgaatgcagttGTTTTCTGTTCTGGAAGCTGTTGGTGTTCCTGGGAGGAAGTTTTCTGTGTTGATTTGCCAACTGCAAATTGCTTATAGGCAAGTTTCTATTGAGCAAAATCCAACTGTTGTTATTTGGCAATGGTGGTAGCTGTGTTGTGAAAAACGTGGTTGGACAACATGTCATCTTgcaagtatctgtaccttggaGGCATGTGCCTCTGGATAAACATGGACATTTTATGGTGTATGGGTAGAATGTACGTGTATATATTGTAGTGTCTTGAGCAACAATTAGCATGCTTCCAAATATGTGGGATGAACTGATTAAGGACTGCACAAACAAATTGGGTTGCAATGAAAGTCTGTTTTTGACATAACTTTCCCAGTGGCTCTGCATGAATGAGCATAGCGGTTCCCCAACTGTATTTCAGGGTGGATTAATATATAACTAGGTATTTGTAAAATAAATATGGCACAATGACTGTTGGACCAAATGAACTTACTGTGTCATGTATTCCACAGGGGATAGCAGAGAAGAGCTCAATGGTTATGGTGCTCAAGGTGGTCGCAAAAAACGGTTCCTTGGTCAGTACTTGCTTCCAACAGGCACAAGACCATCAAAGCCGCAGCTTTCTATATCATTGCCTGAAGATTTTCGGCAAGTGTCGTCAATCATCGACGTGGATGTAGTGCCCGACACCTGTCGACGGGTGCGCCTGGTCAAACATGGTTCTGACAAACCCCTTGGCTTCTACATTCGAGATGGTACGAGTGTACGTGTCACCCCACATGGCCTCGACAGGGTGCCGGGCATTTTCATCTCTCGGTTGGTGCCCGGTGGCTTGGCCGAAGGGACAGGCCTTCTTGCTGTCAATGACGAAGTTCTAGAAGTTAATGGCATTGAAGTGGTGGGCAAGACATTAGACCAGGTGAGTTTGGAGAAAGAGGTACGATGCTGTAATTTCCGTAGGTACAGTCATACCTTCTTGCAGCAGTTGCACACGAATACGGGGTTTACGTGGGGTAAATTGGTAGAGTAAGGGACCACGACAACTGTACTCTGTAATGGAACACTGCTTAATGATTGATGGCGGTTGTGCAGTGAACCTTGGGTGTATGATCAAGTGCATACACGTGACGGTGATGGTCATGATGGTGTAGTGCAGTGTAGCGGGAGGGCTCCACAGATTTGTACAAGAAGCATTCACCACCATGGCCGCATGTGTCCACTAAATCGGAGGCTACACCTGTATCTATAGGCTATGCCTTTCCATAGAAGGACAGTGGTACCCTGGAATATCAGATGAAATGTATGTGCATAGTTCCCACTGGCCCTTGGCAGTCTTGAACACCCGGAATTCGCTTTCAAGGTCGGGAAAACCCTAAAATTTCCGCAGTCCTTGAAAGCCCTTGGTTTTGTATCTTCTTCTTATCATCATGTAGCTGCAGTGCCAATTCCGCTTATGTGGGGTCAGCACTATAGTTTTGAGACCTTATGGATTAGAACTCATTGCAGTAtgatggtagccaaggtcgtgctgaagactgggaggtggtgggttcgaatcctacctccagctgtgctgtctgaggttttccctgggttttccgaagaccttccagacgattgtcggcaccgttccccctcaggtcggcccaggaagcatactaacccccctgtcccccactccttcctgctgtcctctctccctctgaCATCTCCATGACACAGAGCTATGTAGAGTGTTCGCTATCAGAGGCCTTGGGATCTGGTTGGATCATCGTCTCTCATTTAATGTCCACATGGAACATGTTGTAAAAAAAGCCTACCGAATTCTTGGTATTATTTCTAGAATAACTCGTGACTTGAGCGGACCAGATTGTTTGCAGACTCTTTTTGTATCTCTTCTACCTGTCTTAGAATTTGGGTCAGTTGCATGGAATTATGTTGGACAGACTAATGTTAGACATTTAGATGCAGTTTATAAGCGTTATTTGAAAATCTGTTCTCGAAGATTCCCGCTTGGTGATATGCAACGCGCATCTGAACGCTTTCTGTGTAGCCGAAGATTAAGTCGGGATTTCATTTTTCTGTACAAATGTGTTCACCACATTATACATGCAGAGTCTGTCATTCACCTTTTACATTTTCATGCCCCACTCCGTACTGTCCGACGCAGTTCTCTGTTCTATGTTAAAGATATGGCTGCTCGACAGCCACCGCCTCGACGAATACAAACATCTTCTAATGTTTTCACCAATGACATTGATTTATTTCATCCCAGTTTTAACCACTTTAGACAGGAGGTCCTCCAAAACCTCAGCTTGGTATAATGTATGAAGGTGCACTGCTGTGCAGGCATACGCTGTTTGTGGGCACCATTATAAATaaagtattagtattattagctgtccacatctgtacgccgatcataggcacagttgctacgcggtgctaacacggagtcaaaaagaaaaactcattGCAGTAGCTATCAGTAACAAAAgccagaagtgtgagaaatatAATGGCACCTTGGTTTGTATTCATGggccttcctttttttcctaTGATCTTAACATTCAGGAATCCTCAATCAAGTTCGTTAACGGATCACTATTGCACAGTCCCCATGCATTTTCTTGTGATAGCTGTGGCTTATAATATTTCTGTGAAATATTGAAGTCCTGGCCATGAACTGTGTTTTACATCCTGGGCAAAATGACAGCTAAGCCTGAAAAGGTCCTTGGAAGACCCTCACATATTTGTTCCAAAATCAATTGGGAACCATGGCAGCATGGCACTCAACGCATGACGCAGCATGGCACTCAACACACTCAACTCAAACCCAGGGGTGTGATTGCTGCACTGATTGCGCATTTTTGTGCTGCAGGCGAGATCCTGCTACTTTCTGCTATAAAAAACCCACATTTTTTAACTTCCTGCACCATTGTGTGCCCATTCAGATTTTTTTCCTCATTTTGAACAACAAAAGTACGAAAACAGAAGTCTTGGCTTGTATACTAGCTTATTTATGACAGCCAGATAACGTAACTGGCTTCGTCGAATATCCAGTCAGTTGAAGCCATGCTAAGCCATCTATCTGATCCAATCCAAGTCTCACTGTGCTGCAAATCAATGCACATACACtgtaactagagcctgaagctttAGGGATTAatccgattcttccccgaattggcaccccgaattgaaggttgcctcgtTAGGGTGaagcccgatttttacctggcaaattgcccttgctgaaacgcctgtaggaatgcacacgaATTTGTTTGGctgcaaatgcagttacatcaccgtttgtaccaaaccagtacagttagtttgagtaactgagcccgatttctcccagagtttagcatactggaagtttttacacccgaattcgcatgaatttagagcacatgtttgtttaccagatttttacccccaaatttagaaaaatatatttcccgaaaacttcaggctctaactatGCCTCATATgtgcttaaagggaccatgaaatgattttcgcaaATTCCGAGTAGTCTGTCGGAAACTGTTCTCATGATCATCATACACACATCGACACTTTTAACGATATTCAGTGTACTGGGGGTGCAGTTACCACGCAAATATAGCGGGGCGTGACCGCCGGATACATCCCTTCGAatcgggcttacgtcatcaacgtccaatcctctcagccaattgtGGACGACTGGGAGCGCACACCCCGCCGGGCctcgtgggtgcatggtttcggtttggacaacaacgacgttgtATATCTGTCGTTGAAAccagtagaaatatggcgaaacgcaAGTTGTCAGCGATGGAGCATCATGCGACGCACGTAGCATCTAGGAATTGTTCCGAATGCAGCAGCTCCCAAGAGGACAGACTTTTTCTGACGAAGCAGCGGCTCAGAGAGGAAAATGTGCTTGAACCTGAAAGTCCATATTTAAATGTTTCCATGTTTAAGAAACCACTCATGAAGCATGAAAGTAATCGAAAAGGCGCTACAGACCTAACTATTTCTCCTCCATCTGCTGCAAACCGCAAGTGATCGGCAAAAGAGCGACAGTGACGGCGATATCTCCACCCTCACTTAACGTCTCAGAAGAACGTTATACGCGATTCAGGCAAACCCTTATTGCGGTATGTTTCAcagtctttttttatttatttatgctttcttttttcttgtgtttgcaGTTGCTTGCCATATCACTCCTTTCATCCTGCTGAACACGGCTCTTACCCTTCACTGTTAGGATAAGTGctgatacagtagaatctcgatgatacgaatttcgggatgatacgaattcttttccggtcccggccggaatgcctattcttcccgtgtattagagttcggatgatacgaacgcattatcttgcctttacggatgatacgaatgagccgaggatgcgacagaggtcgttcccccgtgacgcgagagcgtGCGAGTCATGCTGTTGCatctttcgaaaagggagggcgatcctcaccaggaactcccttacatcatgtagcgcaatgcaagcaatgactttcgttttggtggtggtgggggggggggagataagatcaaagggattgaaccttatcaccttatctctgttttgacctttttacccccctcgcaacaaCAAACCGCAaagctgcccaagcagcacaatgcactgaaagtcgagtgcaataggggtggacgggtaggtggaaggccttgaagagactcgtgagactaaagaacattgataagacacataccgtcctcccctattgcactcgactttcggtacattgtgctgatTGGGTGTATGTAGTGGTGAAGAGCAAAGCTCATTGCAAGCAATcaagagaaacaaaacaaagattGTGATACATACTGTGATAAGGATTTGTCTGAATCACCTATGATGTCTTTCTGTGATGTTAAGTGAGGGCTAAGATAGCATCAGTGTCAGTCTTTTGCCGATCACTTGCGGTTTGCAGCAGACAGCGGAGGTGAAATAGTTAGGTCTGTAACGCGCACTGCGATTACTTTTGGGCTTCATCAGTAGTTCGAACGGATCATGtggagatcaggctttaatatcacaatggcaatgtgctccctaaagtcaataatgaaaaagttgatgaaaatatctcttaattagtcccctaatagagaaaaaaaatacggtttcctagtagcagccccgtcgagtaatccaatgacaaaagtaaaagcgtactaaaggcaactcccctttttatgaaaattagttacagcaaaaaagaaacaccctgtatagaagaCTGTGATAAATGGGCTCgactgtattataatactatttcTGGTCAAACACACAGTAGAGAATATCCAAAAAGACTTCTGCCGCCATTTTGAATGCCATTTTAGATGGAGGTGTTGTGATAGCATAAGATTGTTCAAACTTAGCACAGTGAACTCTCAAATTCCAAGGGACTGCAGATTTTTGTTTGAATTATTAGAAGTATGAGGTACCAGAAACTCATCAAACTATATGTTGCAAGACAAAATTGTGGTTTTGTTATATGGGTATCTGCACATACAAAGCCACATCTCTTAACTTTTCCCCTACACAAGCCTGTTTATAAGTAGGAATACACATAAAACACTGATAAAAGGCATATTACCAAATTTACTAATTCAGCAGTCTACAGGTGAAGAGTTATATTGAAAAGAAACCTATCTATGGTAGCAGGCTACAAAGAAATTTGAATTACCTGGAAGTATGAAATATCTAAGTTTCAATTAATGACTATCTACTGTATTTTGTAAATTGTACAACGTCTAGATGTCTAATAGAGCTGTGAGAATCTAATAGTTGGCGCTATTCATACTCGATTTTTAGTATTCAGAGTTTTCAAATACCGTATTTACTGACATATTTTGTGCACCCCTAGTTTGACACGAAAATGCCAagaaaatttttaaaaaagtagcataatttgcgcacctgCATTTTCGCACGTGGATATCTGGCCCACACGTCTCAGTGATAGCAGAGATTGTTTTTCACTTACCACATGGTTTTCACAACACCGTCAGTGCTACTGAAGTTACTGCggtgcttttgtttgatttgcgcacACGTTAGGATTATGGTTCACTGACACGATGGACGATACTGTCACTCGAACTACAAAACAAACGCAGAAAGAAACGCTGGACAAACACACTATGAACTTAAAGCACAGCATaacaaagttggcgaacatAGTGTGCTTTCGGTTGTCAGTGTGACAGGCGTCATCTTCCAGCAGCGTCTAGCCGTATTTCACTGGTAGAATGGGTGGTAGTGGGCCCAGCATTTTGCCTCCCTACCGTCACCTGTTGCGCAGTTGGTGAGTAGTACTTCTCTCGCGCTTACACACTGC includes these proteins:
- the LOC135378001 gene encoding partitioning defective 6 homolog beta-like, which codes for MSKGLKNLQPHLNGNILEVKSKFDAEFRRFSLDKAEVSKYDEFCKLIERFHCITEVPFTLCYTDPIHGDLLPINNDENFARAVQSARPLLRLLVQRKGDSREELNGYGAQGGRKKRFLGQYLLPTGTRPSKPQLSISLPEDFRQVSSIIDVDVVPDTCRRVRLVKHGSDKPLGFYIRDGTSVRVTPHGLDRVPGIFISRLVPGGLAEGTGLLAVNDEVLEVNGIEVVGKTLDQVTDMMVANSANLIITIRPANQCSVGTLQRRGSFGRSSQMSHGSHNSNPSVVSDDDRLDEDEIRDHTAGFEALDETPPRSVHDGVITL